A window from Candidatus Rokuibacteriota bacterium encodes these proteins:
- a CDS encoding pitrilysin family protein, with amino-acid sequence MASPSRAEAYRKTVLPNGIRVVTESLPWVRSVAVGIWVETGSRVEPLERGGISHLIEHLVFKGTDTRSAEDIARAIDSVGGQMDAFTAKEHTCFYVSVLDEHLEMAAELLADVLLRPRFAPGDIEREKAVVFQEIKMVEDTPDDLVHDLFLDKVWPGHPLGRPILGRREVVEALDRDTILNHFHAEYAPAKITVAVAGNAEHARVVDAFARRFDGFTRPAAQHASVAPTLLPGVHMVSKPLEQVQVVLGFPGVSDTAPDRYALYLLNDIMGGSMSSRLFQEVRERQGLVYSVHSGAQQFRDSGVVYLYAGTEAGNFGKVLKAFLHEVRALKKDGVTADELARAKDHLKGNLMLSLESSSSRMNRLAKQELRFGAFHSVDEMLGEIDRVRPDEVEALIHRVLDEEQLCLVTLGPVDKRNLPREFGAQT; translated from the coding sequence GTGGCATCGCCTAGCCGGGCGGAGGCGTACCGCAAGACGGTGCTGCCGAACGGCATCCGCGTGGTCACGGAGTCGCTGCCCTGGGTGCGCTCCGTCGCCGTCGGCATCTGGGTCGAGACGGGCTCGCGCGTCGAGCCCCTCGAGCGCGGCGGGATCTCCCACCTGATCGAGCACCTCGTCTTCAAGGGCACCGACACCCGCTCGGCCGAGGACATCGCCCGCGCGATCGACTCGGTGGGCGGGCAGATGGACGCCTTCACCGCCAAGGAGCACACGTGTTTCTACGTCAGCGTGCTCGACGAGCACCTCGAGATGGCGGCCGAGCTCCTGGCCGACGTCCTCCTGCGGCCCCGCTTCGCCCCCGGCGACATCGAGCGCGAGAAGGCGGTGGTCTTCCAAGAGATCAAGATGGTGGAGGACACGCCGGACGACCTGGTCCACGATCTCTTCCTGGACAAGGTCTGGCCGGGGCACCCGCTCGGGCGTCCCATCCTCGGGCGGCGCGAGGTGGTCGAGGCGCTCGACCGCGACACCATCCTGAACCACTTCCACGCCGAGTACGCCCCGGCCAAGATAACCGTTGCCGTGGCCGGCAACGCCGAACACGCGCGCGTCGTGGACGCCTTCGCTAGGCGCTTCGACGGCTTTACCCGGCCCGCGGCCCAGCATGCGAGCGTGGCCCCGACGTTGCTGCCGGGCGTGCACATGGTCTCCAAGCCGCTCGAGCAGGTGCAGGTGGTCCTGGGTTTTCCCGGCGTGTCGGACACGGCGCCCGATCGCTACGCGCTGTACCTCCTGAACGACATCATGGGCGGCAGCATGTCCTCCCGGCTCTTCCAGGAGGTGCGCGAGCGCCAGGGGCTCGTCTACTCCGTCCATTCCGGCGCCCAGCAGTTCCGCGACAGCGGCGTCGTGTATCTCTACGCCGGCACCGAAGCGGGCAACTTCGGCAAGGTGCTCAAGGCCTTCCTCCACGAGGTGCGGGCGCTCAAGAAGGACGGGGTGACGGCCGACGAGCTCGCCCGCGCGAAGGACCACCTCAAGGGCAACCTCATGCTCTCGCTCGAGTCGTCGTCCTCCAGGATGAACCGGCTGGCGAAGCAGGAGCTGCGCTTCGGCGCGTTCCACTCGGTGGACGAGATGCTCGGCGAGATCGACCGGGTGCGCCCCGACGAGGTCGAGGCCCTGATCCATCGCGTGCTCGACGAGGAGCAGCTCTGCCTCGTCACGCTGGGCCCCGTGGACAAGAGAAACCTCCCGAGAGAGTTTGGCGCCCAAACATGA
- the pnp gene encoding polyribonucleotide nucleotidyltransferase, protein MTSHTVQTKLNGTAISIETGKVAKQADGAVVVRCGGTIVLSTVVATRSPMEGRDFLPLTVEYREKAYAGGKIPGGFFKREGRPDEKETLTCRLIDRPIRPLFPKNFRNEMQVINLVISADNENDPDVLAMVGSSAALCLSGIPFAGPIGAVRVTMTDGKLVVNPTYAQVVAGTLELVMAATEDAVLMVESGGNEIAEDQMLEALAFGHEHCKQLVRIQKELIAQAAKPRWAFDAQAGADPALQAKVQQVAAPRVVEALAIHQKQARAEAMVAAFEAVWAHLTSVDHVPDEPASKAKAREYFEKVEKVEVRRLIVDKGIRVDGRSVKEVRPIWSEVAYLPRAHGSALFTRGETQALVAATLGTKNDEQKMESFEGDSYRNFMLHYNFPSFSTGEVKRFGNPGRREIGHGALAHRAIAAVLPTKEVFPYTIRIVSEILESNGSSSMATVCGASMSLMDAGVPLKAPVAGIAMGLIKEGDKVGILTDIMGSEDHYGDMDFKVAGTEKGITALQMDIKIAGVSVDIMRQALAQAREARLHVLAKMAETIKAPRTVLSEYAPRFVTIRIRPEKIREIIGPGGKVIRGIQEKTGAKIDVEDDGKVTVFSSSSEKAQMAVDIIQDICREAELDRIYLGKVKSIKEFGAFVEIMQGTEGLLHISQIAEARIRAVGDVLTEGDEVLVKVIEVDANGKVRLSRKQALRDQPALADKEKLKIAPTAGA, encoded by the coding sequence ATGACGAGTCATACCGTACAGACCAAGCTCAACGGCACCGCCATCTCGATCGAAACCGGCAAAGTCGCCAAGCAGGCCGATGGCGCCGTCGTCGTGCGCTGCGGCGGCACGATCGTGCTATCCACCGTGGTCGCGACCAGGTCGCCCATGGAGGGCCGCGACTTCCTGCCGCTCACGGTCGAGTACCGCGAGAAAGCCTACGCCGGCGGGAAGATCCCCGGCGGCTTCTTCAAGCGCGAGGGCCGGCCGGACGAGAAGGAGACGCTGACCTGCCGCCTGATCGACCGCCCCATCCGCCCGCTCTTTCCGAAGAACTTCCGCAACGAGATGCAGGTGATCAACCTCGTCATCTCGGCTGACAACGAAAACGACCCCGACGTACTGGCGATGGTCGGCTCCTCAGCGGCGCTCTGCCTCTCGGGCATCCCCTTCGCGGGGCCCATCGGGGCCGTGCGCGTGACCATGACCGACGGCAAGCTCGTGGTCAACCCGACGTACGCGCAGGTCGTGGCTGGGACGCTCGAGCTCGTGATGGCGGCGACCGAGGACGCGGTCCTCATGGTCGAGTCGGGCGGCAACGAGATCGCCGAGGACCAGATGCTCGAGGCGCTCGCCTTCGGCCACGAGCACTGCAAGCAGCTGGTGCGGATCCAGAAGGAGCTGATCGCGCAGGCGGCCAAGCCCCGCTGGGCCTTCGACGCCCAGGCGGGCGCCGATCCCGCGCTCCAGGCCAAGGTCCAGCAGGTTGCGGCGCCGCGCGTGGTCGAGGCGCTGGCCATCCATCAGAAGCAGGCGAGGGCCGAAGCCATGGTGGCGGCGTTCGAGGCGGTGTGGGCCCATCTTACGAGCGTGGATCACGTGCCCGACGAGCCGGCTTCGAAGGCCAAGGCGCGCGAGTACTTCGAGAAGGTGGAGAAGGTAGAGGTCCGACGCCTGATCGTGGACAAGGGCATCCGAGTCGACGGACGCAGCGTCAAGGAGGTCCGGCCGATCTGGTCGGAGGTCGCCTACCTGCCGCGGGCCCACGGCTCGGCGCTCTTCACGCGCGGCGAGACCCAGGCCCTGGTCGCCGCGACCCTGGGCACGAAGAACGACGAGCAGAAGATGGAGTCCTTCGAGGGCGACAGCTACCGGAACTTCATGCTCCACTACAACTTCCCCTCGTTCTCCACAGGCGAGGTGAAGCGCTTCGGCAACCCCGGCCGCCGCGAGATCGGCCACGGAGCGCTGGCCCATCGGGCGATCGCCGCCGTGCTGCCGACGAAGGAAGTGTTCCCGTACACGATCCGCATCGTCTCCGAGATCCTCGAGTCCAACGGCTCCTCCTCGATGGCGACGGTGTGCGGCGCGTCCATGTCGCTGATGGACGCGGGCGTGCCGCTCAAGGCCCCGGTGGCGGGCATCGCCATGGGTCTCATCAAGGAAGGCGACAAGGTCGGCATCCTGACCGATATCATGGGCAGCGAGGACCACTACGGCGACATGGACTTCAAGGTCGCCGGCACGGAGAAGGGCATCACGGCGCTCCAGATGGACATCAAGATCGCGGGGGTGTCCGTCGACATCATGCGCCAGGCTCTCGCGCAGGCCCGCGAGGCCCGGCTGCACGTGCTGGCAAAGATGGCCGAGACGATCAAGGCGCCGCGGACGGTGCTGTCCGAGTACGCGCCGCGCTTCGTCACCATCCGGATCCGGCCGGAAAAGATCCGGGAGATCATCGGCCCCGGCGGCAAGGTCATCCGCGGCATCCAGGAGAAGACCGGCGCCAAGATCGACGTCGAGGACGACGGCAAGGTGACGGTGTTCTCGTCGTCCAGCGAGAAGGCGCAGATGGCGGTGGACATCATCCAGGACATCTGCCGCGAGGCCGAGCTGGACCGCATCTACCTGGGCAAGGTCAAGAGCATCAAGGAGTTTGGCGCCTTCGTCGAGATCATGCAGGGGACCGAAGGGCTCCTGCATATCTCGCAGATCGCCGAGGCCCGCATCCGCGCCGTCGGCGACGTGCTGACCGAGGGTGACGAGGTGCTGGTCAAGGTCATCGAGGTCGACGCCAACGGCAAGGTCCGGCTCTCGCGAAAGCAGGCGCTGCGCGACCAGCCGGCGCTGGCCGACAAGGAGAAGCTGAAGATCGCACCCACGGCCGGCGCCTAG
- the rpsO gene encoding 30S ribosomal protein S15: MKLSVEKKKGLIEQFKTHDGDTGSPEVQIALLSERINGLTDHFKTHQKDHHSRRGLLMLIGKRRGLLEYLRKKDTERYRVVTDKLGIRK, translated from the coding sequence ATGAAGCTGTCCGTAGAGAAAAAGAAGGGCCTCATCGAGCAGTTCAAGACCCACGACGGGGACACCGGGTCACCCGAGGTGCAGATCGCGCTCCTGTCCGAGCGGATCAACGGGTTGACGGACCACTTCAAGACCCATCAGAAAGATCACCACTCGCGTCGCGGCCTGCTCATGCTCATCGGCAAGCGCCGTGGGCTGCTCGAGTACCTGCGCAAGAAGGACACGGAGCGCTACCGAGTCGTGACGGATAAGCTCGGAATCCGCAAGTGA
- a CDS encoding bifunctional riboflavin kinase/FAD synthetase: MRILRGLASYPPDLRPCVAALGAFDGIHLAHAKLISTAVERGRALGLPSVVCTFDPHPASVLWPERAPLPIATLEDNLGRMDGLGADAALVIPFTLEFSRMEAEAFVRDVLAGTLGAKEIVVGFNHTFGHDARGTAALLTELGPQHGFAARVLPPLRLRGQIVSSSAIRALLHEGDAAHATELLGHPYAITGAVLRGAGRGRTLGFPTANLRPDRPLALAPGVYVARATWAGSGDGGAADAVVNVGYRPTFGENQYWVEANLLDFSGDLYDRTLRLEFLDRIRPEMKFSGVDALKRQVATDIEAARARRARGAPGPRRAP; encoded by the coding sequence ATGCGGATCCTCCGCGGCCTCGCGTCCTACCCGCCTGACCTTCGCCCCTGCGTGGCGGCGCTGGGTGCCTTCGACGGCATCCATCTCGCCCACGCGAAGCTCATTTCCACGGCCGTCGAGCGGGGCCGCGCCCTCGGCCTGCCCTCGGTCGTCTGCACCTTCGACCCGCATCCGGCGAGCGTGCTGTGGCCGGAGCGGGCGCCGCTGCCCATCGCCACCCTCGAGGACAACCTTGGGCGGATGGACGGCCTGGGCGCCGATGCGGCGCTGGTCATCCCCTTCACGCTCGAATTCTCGCGCATGGAGGCCGAGGCCTTCGTGCGGGACGTGCTCGCGGGCACGCTCGGCGCCAAGGAGATCGTCGTGGGCTTCAATCACACCTTCGGCCACGACGCTCGCGGCACGGCGGCACTCCTGACCGAGCTCGGGCCCCAACACGGTTTCGCCGCGCGCGTGCTGCCGCCGCTCAGGTTGCGCGGGCAGATCGTGTCCTCGAGTGCCATTCGCGCACTGCTACACGAAGGCGACGCCGCCCATGCGACCGAGCTGCTCGGTCACCCCTACGCCATCACGGGCGCCGTGCTGCGCGGGGCGGGGCGGGGGAGGACGCTCGGCTTCCCCACGGCCAACCTCCGGCCCGACAGGCCGCTGGCGCTGGCGCCGGGCGTCTACGTCGCGCGGGCGACTTGGGCCGGCAGTGGGGATGGCGGGGCGGCCGACGCCGTGGTCAATGTCGGCTACCGGCCGACCTTCGGCGAGAACCAGTACTGGGTCGAGGCCAACCTCCTCGATTTCTCGGGCGACCTCTACGACCGGACGCTCAGGCTCGAGTTCCTGGACCGCATCCGGCCCGAGATGAAGTTCTCCGGGGTGGACGCGCTCAAGCGCCAGGTGGCGACCGACATCGAGGCCGCGCGGGCGCGCCGGGCCCGCGGCGCGCCCGGCCCGCGGCGCGCCCCGTAG
- the truB gene encoding tRNA pseudouridine(55) synthase TruB: MTREVIQAGRSGVLPVDKGAGLTSFQVVAHLRRVLRAPKIGHGGTLDPAATGLLPILVGEATKLTPYLVDLDKEYLATVRLGVATDTQDLSGAVLETRPVPGLGAADVERELLAFVGSVSQVPPMYSALHHEGRRLYELAREGVEVERRPREVTVHSIVLESLALPDFTIRVRCGKGFYVRTLAADLGAALGPGGALATLVRTRVGPYRLEDAVTWETVREARDGGALWPRLLPPDSALEVMQEARLSSDGARAFVNGQSVTDPGAPGPVRVYGPDGAFLGIGARRGAHVKPERLLHADPPRPRVLPA, encoded by the coding sequence GTGACTCGAGAAGTGATCCAGGCCGGGCGCTCCGGCGTGCTGCCGGTGGACAAGGGCGCCGGCCTCACGTCCTTCCAGGTCGTGGCGCACCTGCGCCGGGTACTGCGCGCGCCCAAGATCGGTCACGGCGGCACGCTCGACCCGGCGGCTACTGGCCTCTTGCCCATCCTGGTCGGCGAGGCGACGAAGCTCACGCCCTACCTCGTGGACCTCGACAAGGAATACCTCGCCACGGTGCGGCTCGGCGTCGCCACCGACACCCAGGACCTCTCGGGGGCGGTGCTCGAGACGCGGCCGGTGCCAGGCCTCGGCGCCGCGGACGTCGAGCGGGAGCTCCTCGCCTTCGTCGGGAGCGTCTCACAGGTGCCGCCCATGTACTCGGCGCTCCACCACGAGGGGCGCCGGCTCTACGAGCTGGCGCGCGAGGGCGTCGAGGTCGAGCGAAGGCCGCGCGAGGTGACCGTCCACTCGATCGTGCTCGAATCCCTCGCGCTGCCGGACTTCACCATTCGCGTCCGCTGCGGCAAGGGCTTCTACGTGCGGACGCTCGCCGCCGACCTGGGCGCGGCGCTCGGGCCCGGCGGCGCGCTGGCGACGCTCGTGCGTACCCGCGTCGGCCCGTACCGCCTGGAAGACGCGGTGACGTGGGAGACCGTGCGCGAGGCCCGCGACGGCGGCGCGCTCTGGCCCCGCCTGCTCCCGCCCGACTCGGCGCTCGAGGTCATGCAGGAGGCGCGGCTATCGTCGGATGGCGCACGCGCCTTCGTCAACGGGCAGTCGGTGACGGACCCCGGCGCGCCCGGCCCCGTCCGCGTGTACGGCCCGGATGGCGCCTTCCTCGGGATCGGCGCGCGGCGCGGCGCACACGTCAAGCCTGAACGGCTCCTCCATGCGGATCCTCCGCGGCCTCGCGTCCTACCCGCCTGA
- a CDS encoding bifunctional oligoribonuclease/PAP phosphatase NrnA: MSQGFSVTPPPQLLETLSEPSGRVLCLGHVHPDGDVLGTLFGLGLALGAAGASVTFAGPHPVPDTLSFLPGADRWQVWRAAPGTFEIIVMTDCPNPDRSEGLLEGARGPQTRVLNIDHHPDNRRYGTVDWIDPSAAATGEMVFDLVRALGLRVTPAVALNLFTAIHTDTGSFRYSNTTPRTFRIAAELAAAGADPALVSDRLYQQRAGDSLVQLGEVLRRVEISDDGQVAWLCVPRGLVSREFLEAEDLVGYPRSVRGVKVAVLFSEEAPGKIKASLRGKGDVPVNAIAHRFGGGGHENAAGCTLSGTLAEASTALLKVVRESLGAARP; encoded by the coding sequence GTGAGCCAGGGGTTCTCGGTCACCCCTCCGCCGCAACTGCTCGAGACCCTCTCGGAGCCGTCCGGCAGGGTGCTCTGTCTCGGCCACGTCCACCCCGACGGTGACGTCCTGGGCACGCTCTTTGGCCTCGGGCTCGCCCTCGGCGCCGCCGGCGCGTCGGTGACCTTTGCCGGGCCGCACCCGGTTCCCGACACGCTCTCCTTCCTTCCAGGCGCGGATCGCTGGCAGGTGTGGAGGGCGGCGCCGGGGACGTTCGAGATCATCGTCATGACCGACTGTCCCAATCCCGACCGCTCGGAGGGGCTGCTCGAGGGTGCGCGCGGGCCGCAGACCCGGGTGCTCAACATCGACCATCACCCCGACAACCGGCGCTACGGCACGGTCGACTGGATCGATCCGTCCGCGGCTGCGACGGGGGAGATGGTCTTCGACCTCGTGCGCGCGCTCGGGCTCCGGGTGACGCCCGCGGTGGCGCTCAACCTCTTCACGGCCATCCACACCGACACGGGCTCCTTCCGCTACTCCAACACGACGCCCCGCACGTTCAGGATCGCGGCGGAGCTGGCAGCGGCCGGCGCGGACCCTGCCCTCGTCTCCGACCGCCTCTACCAGCAGCGCGCCGGCGACTCGCTGGTCCAGCTTGGCGAGGTCCTGCGGCGGGTCGAGATTAGCGACGACGGGCAGGTCGCGTGGCTCTGCGTACCGCGCGGCCTCGTCTCGCGCGAGTTCCTCGAGGCCGAGGACCTCGTCGGTTATCCGCGCTCGGTGCGCGGGGTCAAGGTCGCGGTGCTGTTCAGCGAAGAGGCGCCGGGGAAGATCAAGGCGAGCCTGCGCGGCAAGGGCGACGTGCCGGTCAACGCCATCGCCCATCGATTCGGCGGCGGCGGCCACGAGAACGCCGCAGGCTGCACGCTCTCGGGTACGCTGGCCGAGGCCTCGACGGCCCTGCTCAAAGTCGTGCGCGAGTCGCTGGGCGCCGCGCGGCCGTGA
- the rbfA gene encoding 30S ribosome-binding factor RbfA — protein sequence MQGKRLERVNQLIKEEISAVLQRQVKDPRLGFVTVTEVDTTADLKLARVYVSVLGPEEQWAKSFTALESARGFVWNWLRKHLDLRVTPQLAFRPDRSMEHAAHIQSLLAGLRPGDAPAGGDE from the coding sequence ATGCAAGGCAAGAGGCTCGAGCGCGTCAACCAGCTCATCAAGGAGGAGATCTCCGCCGTCCTCCAGCGCCAGGTCAAGGACCCACGGCTGGGCTTCGTGACCGTGACGGAGGTGGACACGACGGCCGACTTGAAGCTCGCTCGTGTCTACGTCTCCGTCCTCGGGCCCGAGGAGCAGTGGGCCAAGTCGTTCACGGCGCTCGAGAGCGCCCGCGGCTTCGTCTGGAACTGGCTGCGGAAGCACCTCGACTTGCGCGTCACGCCCCAGCTGGCCTTCCGGCCCGACCGTTCCATGGAGCATGCGGCGCATATCCAATCGCTGCTGGCCGGGCTCCGGCCCGGCGATGCGCCCGCCGGAGGTGACGAGTGA
- a CDS encoding DUF503 domain-containing protein, whose protein sequence is MSAARVAVGTVELHLPDVGSLKGKRHVLKGLKDKLRQRFEISVAEVDHHDAWQRATLAVACVSGDSRHANEVISKALDYIEDNVDGYVTDIQVEIL, encoded by the coding sequence GTGTCGGCGGCGCGGGTGGCGGTCGGCACCGTCGAGCTGCACCTGCCGGATGTGGGCTCGCTCAAGGGCAAGCGCCACGTCTTGAAGGGCCTCAAGGACAAGCTCCGCCAGCGCTTCGAGATCTCCGTCGCGGAAGTGGACCACCACGACGCCTGGCAGCGGGCCACGCTCGCCGTCGCCTGCGTCTCCGGCGATTCGCGCCACGCCAACGAGGTCATCTCCAAGGCGCTCGACTACATCGAGGACAACGTGGACGGATACGTCACCGATATTCAGGTGGAGATTCTATAG
- the infB gene encoding translation initiation factor IF-2: protein MAARVKVIDLAKELGVTSKDLIVALEAMGQKAMRAMSPLQPATANELRVKLGRGRDLPEEVKPKRVPKAKPAPGEAKDPAVAKKKAAGSATAPKGTRKKVVTIEAETPLAPEPAEEIRPAATLFRHTAAPIAEPVPAPAPAADPTPVAPPPAPMVLRKEPTLLRPTAPTPAPTTPARTGMPPAAVGPAAPPVPARPAAVAPVAPAAPPKVEVKREPRPAPTPPEPPVEIKRELIKLPESVTVGELAAAMRHKSGEVIKALLDLGVMATVNEVLDPTAAKLVADKFHFDVEIRSLEGDILEEEETDPSQLKLRPPVVTVMGHVDHGKTSLLDAIRTTKVAEKEAGGITQHIGAYQVETTHGKVTFLDTPGHEAFTAMRARGAQATDIVILVVAADDGVMPQTVEAVNHAKAANVPILVAVNKIDKPGSDPDRVKRELSNLGLVPEDWGGQTIFIPTSAKRGDGIPQLLEMTALQAEVLELRANPNRAARGIIVEGRLDRGRGPVATVLIQSGTLKEGDAVVIGQHSGRVRAMFSDRGKKVTKAEPSDPVEILGLSGVPQAGDTLLVVADERKARQIATVRADRDRLKGKGTARITLEDLHKQIEAGEVKELRLVLKADVQGSVEALTESLERLSTDEVRLKVIHGSVGAVNESDVMLASASNAIVLGFNVKAEPKAASQAQSDGVDLRNYTVIYDVINDVKAALSGMLAPEIRETVHGRAQVKQLFPISKVGTIFGCAVIEGKIIRTARVRIKRGDTLLGENTIATLKRFKDDVREVLQGLECGIGVEGVKGVQPGDIIEAYTTEEVARSL, encoded by the coding sequence GTGGCGGCACGAGTCAAGGTCATCGACCTCGCGAAGGAGCTGGGTGTCACCAGCAAGGATTTGATCGTCGCCCTCGAGGCGATGGGCCAGAAAGCGATGCGGGCGATGAGCCCGCTGCAACCGGCGACGGCGAATGAGCTGCGGGTCAAGCTGGGCCGCGGCCGGGACTTGCCCGAAGAGGTCAAGCCCAAGCGGGTGCCCAAGGCCAAGCCCGCACCGGGCGAGGCCAAGGACCCCGCTGTCGCGAAGAAGAAAGCCGCCGGGTCAGCGACGGCACCCAAGGGCACGCGCAAGAAGGTCGTGACGATCGAGGCCGAGACGCCTCTGGCGCCGGAGCCCGCGGAAGAGATCAGGCCCGCGGCGACGCTCTTCCGCCACACGGCCGCTCCGATCGCGGAGCCGGTCCCCGCTCCCGCTCCTGCGGCTGATCCGACTCCCGTCGCTCCGCCTCCGGCGCCGATGGTCCTCAGGAAGGAGCCGACGCTTCTCCGTCCGACGGCGCCAACCCCAGCCCCGACGACACCGGCGCGGACCGGGATGCCGCCTGCGGCAGTCGGTCCCGCAGCGCCGCCCGTGCCCGCGCGTCCTGCCGCCGTGGCGCCTGTCGCGCCGGCCGCACCTCCCAAGGTGGAGGTCAAGCGAGAGCCCAGGCCCGCGCCGACCCCGCCCGAGCCGCCCGTCGAGATCAAGCGCGAGTTGATCAAGCTGCCGGAGTCCGTGACCGTCGGCGAGCTCGCGGCGGCCATGCGTCACAAGTCCGGCGAGGTGATCAAGGCGCTCCTCGACCTGGGCGTCATGGCCACCGTCAACGAGGTGTTGGACCCGACGGCGGCCAAGCTCGTCGCCGACAAGTTCCACTTCGACGTGGAGATTCGCTCGCTCGAAGGCGACATCTTGGAGGAGGAGGAGACGGATCCCAGTCAGCTCAAGCTACGTCCGCCCGTGGTCACCGTCATGGGCCACGTCGACCACGGCAAGACGTCACTCCTCGACGCGATCAGGACCACCAAGGTGGCGGAGAAGGAGGCTGGAGGCATCACCCAGCACATCGGCGCCTACCAGGTCGAGACCACCCACGGCAAGGTCACGTTCCTCGACACCCCGGGTCACGAGGCCTTCACGGCCATGCGCGCCCGCGGCGCCCAGGCGACAGACATCGTCATCCTGGTCGTGGCGGCCGACGACGGCGTGATGCCGCAGACGGTCGAGGCCGTCAACCATGCCAAGGCCGCGAACGTGCCGATCCTCGTCGCGGTCAACAAGATCGACAAGCCCGGCAGCGACCCCGACCGCGTCAAGCGCGAGCTGTCGAACCTCGGGCTCGTGCCCGAGGACTGGGGCGGCCAGACCATCTTCATCCCGACCTCCGCCAAGCGCGGCGACGGGATCCCGCAACTGCTCGAGATGACGGCGCTCCAGGCGGAGGTGCTCGAGCTGCGCGCCAACCCGAACCGGGCCGCCCGCGGCATCATTGTCGAAGGCCGGCTGGATCGGGGCCGCGGCCCGGTGGCGACGGTGCTGATCCAGTCGGGCACGCTCAAGGAAGGCGACGCGGTCGTCATTGGCCAGCACTCGGGCCGAGTCCGCGCCATGTTCAGCGATCGCGGCAAGAAAGTCACCAAGGCCGAGCCCTCGGACCCGGTCGAGATCCTCGGCCTGTCGGGCGTGCCCCAGGCGGGCGACACCCTGCTGGTCGTCGCGGACGAGCGCAAGGCGCGGCAGATCGCGACCGTGCGCGCCGACCGTGACCGTCTCAAGGGCAAGGGCACCGCGCGGATCACGTTGGAGGACCTGCACAAGCAGATCGAGGCGGGCGAGGTCAAGGAGCTGCGGCTCGTGCTCAAGGCCGACGTGCAGGGCTCGGTCGAGGCGCTGACTGAGTCTCTCGAGCGGCTGTCGACCGACGAGGTGCGTCTCAAGGTCATCCACGGCTCAGTGGGCGCGGTCAACGAATCCGACGTCATGCTCGCCTCGGCCTCGAACGCCATCGTGCTCGGCTTCAACGTCAAGGCCGAGCCCAAGGCCGCGAGCCAGGCCCAGTCCGACGGCGTGGACCTCAGGAACTACACCGTCATCTACGACGTCATCAACGACGTCAAGGCGGCGCTCAGCGGCATGCTCGCGCCGGAGATCCGCGAGACGGTCCACGGCCGCGCTCAGGTCAAGCAGCTCTTCCCCATCTCCAAGGTGGGGACGATCTTCGGCTGTGCCGTGATCGAGGGCAAGATCATCAGGACGGCGCGGGTCCGCATCAAGCGGGGCGACACCCTGCTCGGCGAGAACACCATCGCCACCCTCAAGCGCTTCAAGGACGACGTCCGCGAGGTCCTGCAGGGGCTCGAGTGCGGCATCGGGGTCGAGGGAGTCAAGGGCGTCCAGCCCGGCGACATCATCGAGGCCTATACGACCGAGGAAGTCGCTCGGAGCCTCTAG
- a CDS encoding YlxR family protein: protein MTAAPQRTCIGCRKVRPKAALVRLVRGADGRVQMDDGGRAEGRGAYVCPEPGCLGKALHAGRLGHAFKRPCEPPASGAAAILNGRVVNDKARR, encoded by the coding sequence GTGACGGCGGCGCCCCAGCGGACCTGCATCGGGTGCCGGAAGGTCCGGCCCAAGGCCGCGCTCGTGCGGCTGGTGCGCGGCGCGGACGGGCGGGTACAGATGGATGACGGTGGTCGGGCCGAGGGGCGGGGTGCGTACGTGTGCCCTGAACCCGGGTGCCTGGGCAAGGCCCTCCACGCGGGCCGGCTCGGGCATGCGTTCAAGCGGCCCTGCGAGCCGCCCGCATCGGGCGCGGCGGCGATTCTGAACGGCCGGGTCGTGAACGACAAGGCAAGGAGGTAA